A part of Streptomyces sp. NBC_01451 genomic DNA contains:
- the tatA gene encoding Sec-independent protein translocase subunit TatA produces the protein MLRNGLEPWHLLVVAIVFIVMFGSKKLPDTARALGRSMRILKSEARALKEDGSAGGSATEESSQVSGGSSAEPVADRTEPVGAGTTVAEPVAAESAAGLREPVTDR, from the coding sequence GTGCTCCGGAACGGACTGGAACCCTGGCACCTGCTCGTGGTGGCGATCGTGTTCATCGTGATGTTCGGCTCGAAGAAGCTGCCGGACACGGCACGCGCCCTGGGCCGCTCGATGCGCATCCTCAAGAGCGAGGCGCGGGCACTGAAGGAGGACGGGTCGGCGGGCGGCTCGGCGACGGAGGAATCTTCGCAGGTGAGCGGCGGTTCCTCAGCGGAACCGGTCGCCGACCGGACCGAGCCCGTTGGCGCCGGGACGACTGTCGCCGAGCCGGTTGCCGCCGAGTCGGCCGCCGGCCTGCGGGAGCCCGTCACCGATCGATAA
- a CDS encoding DUF6230 family protein, with protein MASSSDASSSAGSNPEQPGSGIASEGAGATGSNNVSEFFEGAGKGAERRGRVRARRAAVMAVPATLVAATLAVLTAQGALGVQFAISGMPFTVTATEMNGTGFEQFGGLDHMIENSPNEGDTGGQVLVITTAIKNATITKLCQSVDLGGINLLIKAGGNGTPVSATDLTLDGTEQSGDASFTNIEIGNDASTLDKAGVKGPAGVFSQQADTIRIANLRSTNYATTAAVFKLPGLKLSFSESGC; from the coding sequence ATGGCCTCGTCCTCGGACGCCTCGTCGTCCGCCGGATCCAACCCCGAGCAGCCAGGAAGCGGTATCGCTTCCGAGGGCGCCGGGGCCACGGGATCCAACAATGTGTCCGAATTCTTCGAAGGCGCCGGGAAGGGCGCCGAACGACGCGGGCGGGTCCGCGCACGCCGGGCCGCCGTCATGGCGGTGCCGGCCACCCTGGTCGCGGCCACGCTCGCGGTTCTCACCGCACAGGGCGCCCTCGGCGTCCAGTTCGCCATCTCGGGCATGCCGTTCACGGTCACCGCGACCGAGATGAACGGCACCGGTTTCGAGCAGTTCGGCGGCCTCGACCACATGATCGAGAACAGCCCGAACGAGGGCGACACCGGCGGCCAGGTCCTGGTCATCACCACCGCGATCAAGAACGCGACGATCACCAAGCTGTGCCAGAGCGTCGACCTCGGCGGCATCAACCTGCTGATCAAGGCGGGCGGCAACGGCACCCCGGTGTCCGCGACCGACCTGACGCTCGACGGTACCGAGCAGTCGGGCGACGCGTCGTTCACCAACATCGAGATCGGCAACGACGCCAGCACGCTCGACAAGGCGGGCGTCAAGGGTCCGGCCGGCGTCTTCAGCCAGCAGGCGGACACCATCCGCATTGCCAACCTGCGGTCGACCAACTACGCCACCACGGCAGCCGTGTTCAAGCTGCCCGGGCTGAAGCTCAGCTTCAGCGAGTCGGGTTGCTGA
- a CDS encoding LCP family protein, translating to MTTSTSRPTVPARHRSGAGARRRRPGRRGRLALAICLSLLLLLAAGAGWVYLKLDRDIKTFDAGGISDNRPAAGSSKGENVLVIGSDARNDGNAALGGGDVNDIGRSDTAFLLHIYADHKNAVAVSIPRDTLVTIPPCRLPDGKWTTAQRGVMFNRAYSVGETAKGNPACTQNTVESITGLRVDHTVVVDFKGFAALTDVVGGVKVCLPQKLYERDLSPKRTTRGKLLFDKGEQTVSGQKALDYVRIRHGIGDGSDIGRIKRQQAFVASLLTEVKSNGLSPTKLLPLADAATKSLTVDPGLGSAQKLISFAMTLKDIDLHNTKFVTIPWRYQGSRVAIVEPDASDLWAALKADRTLDGKDASGKKKASPSARPTASATPVSGRGITVTVYNGTTVTGLAAKAAAELTSKGFTVNGTATASSQDHATTVIEYGPGLKSAAQTAARVFPGAAVQPVTAAGVNVVVGESYKGGSTAAPQPTAIPKDVTEGARSADDSLCSNLSYG from the coding sequence ATGACCACCAGCACGAGCAGGCCGACCGTACCCGCGCGACATCGGTCCGGCGCGGGCGCCCGGCGGCGCAGGCCGGGGCGGCGCGGACGACTGGCACTGGCGATCTGTCTCTCGCTCCTGCTGCTTCTCGCGGCCGGCGCCGGCTGGGTCTATCTGAAGCTGGACCGTGACATCAAGACCTTCGACGCGGGCGGCATCTCGGACAACCGTCCGGCCGCGGGCTCGTCCAAGGGCGAGAACGTCCTGGTCATCGGCTCGGACGCGCGCAACGACGGCAACGCCGCGCTCGGCGGCGGCGACGTGAACGACATAGGCCGCTCCGACACCGCGTTCCTGCTGCACATCTACGCCGACCACAAGAACGCCGTGGCCGTCTCCATACCCCGCGACACCCTGGTCACCATCCCGCCCTGCCGGCTGCCCGACGGCAAGTGGACGACCGCCCAGCGGGGCGTCATGTTCAACAGGGCCTACTCGGTCGGCGAGACCGCCAAGGGCAACCCCGCCTGCACCCAGAACACTGTCGAGAGCATCACGGGTCTGCGCGTCGACCACACCGTCGTCGTCGACTTCAAGGGCTTCGCCGCGCTGACCGACGTGGTGGGCGGGGTGAAGGTGTGCCTCCCCCAGAAGCTGTACGAACGTGATCTCAGCCCCAAGCGCACCACACGCGGCAAGCTGCTCTTCGACAAGGGCGAGCAGACGGTCTCGGGGCAGAAGGCGCTGGACTACGTCCGGATCCGGCACGGCATCGGCGACGGCTCCGACATCGGCCGCATCAAACGCCAGCAGGCCTTCGTGGCAAGCCTGTTGACGGAGGTGAAGAGCAACGGTCTGAGCCCGACCAAGCTGCTCCCGCTCGCCGACGCGGCCACCAAGTCCCTGACCGTGGACCCCGGACTCGGCTCCGCCCAGAAGCTGATCTCCTTCGCGATGACGCTGAAGGACATCGACCTGCACAACACGAAGTTCGTCACCATCCCCTGGCGGTACCAGGGTTCGCGTGTCGCGATCGTCGAACCCGACGCCAGTGACCTCTGGGCCGCTCTCAAGGCGGACCGCACCCTGGACGGCAAGGACGCGAGCGGCAAGAAGAAGGCCTCGCCGAGCGCCCGTCCCACAGCCTCCGCGACTCCGGTGTCCGGCAGGGGAATCACCGTCACCGTCTACAACGGCACCACCGTCACGGGCCTGGCCGCGAAGGCCGCCGCCGAGCTGACCTCCAAGGGTTTCACGGTCAACGGCACGGCGACCGCGAGCAGCCAGGACCACGCGACGACGGTCATCGAGTACGGCCCCGGCCTCAAGTCCGCTGCCCAGACGGCGGCCCGCGTCTTCCCGGGCGCGGCCGTCCAGCCGGTGACGGCGGCGGGCGTCAACGTCGTCGTCGGCGAGTCGTACAAGGGCGGCTCCACCGCCGCGCCGCAGCCCACCGCCATCCCGAAGGACGTCACCGAGGGGGCCCGTTCGGCGGACGACAGCCTCTGCTCGAACCTCAGCTACGGCTGA
- a CDS encoding DUF6114 domain-containing protein translates to MLGIGQQEVGPAFRTWRAHRPFLGGLLLTLGGVEILVTMKVSLKIVVHLGMQGLAGFMLPALMVVCGLLILFNPAQRLFYSIVGIMLTLGTWVTSNLGGFFVGLALGAVGSCMAFGWLPDQEPRVSRSQRRKDKEQQGKADMAAPDAAGSTGPTAADGGQEDGDGSLRGSIRSSTATSPSHLTT, encoded by the coding sequence ATGTTGGGCATCGGCCAACAGGAGGTGGGGCCCGCTTTCAGAACGTGGCGGGCCCACCGTCCGTTCCTGGGCGGGCTGCTGCTCACCCTGGGCGGGGTGGAGATCCTCGTCACGATGAAGGTCTCCCTGAAGATCGTCGTGCACCTGGGTATGCAGGGTCTGGCGGGCTTCATGCTGCCGGCCCTGATGGTCGTGTGCGGTCTGCTGATCCTCTTCAACCCCGCGCAACGCCTGTTCTACTCGATCGTCGGCATCATGCTGACGCTGGGCACCTGGGTGACCTCGAACCTCGGCGGATTCTTCGTGGGGCTCGCACTGGGAGCCGTGGGCAGCTGCATGGCCTTCGGCTGGCTTCCCGACCAGGAACCGCGTGTCAGCCGCAGCCAGCGGCGCAAGGACAAGGAGCAACAGGGCAAGGCCGACATGGCGGCCCCGGACGCTGCGGGATCCACCGGACCCACGGCGGCGGACGGCGGTCAGGAAGACGGTGACGGCAGCCTGCGCGGCTCGATCCGCTCCTCCACCGCCACATCACCCTCGCATCTGACGACATAG
- a CDS encoding S8 family peptidase has product MRTSPTRSTGRKLISVAAVSAALVAAATTSVAVAQEPVAPGATLDAAAQTVAAPAERLIVGYKTGAAEATSNQAADADAAAKGKEAGESLDFQRRLGTGAALVDLGEELSKTDVADVIAEYKADPQVAYVVPDRLNKPMADPNDTEYAKQWDLFESTAGMRVPGAWTTATGTGVTVAVIDTGYVTHSDLAANIVAGYDFIADTAVSVDGDGRDSNPADPGDWYAAGECDQTEGSSSSWHGTHVAGTIAAVANNSKGVAGIAYNAKISPVRALGKCGGYDSDIIDAITWASGGTVSGVPANANVAKVINMSLGGGGACSAATQSAITGAVNRGTTVVVAAGNENANASTSNPANCNNVITVAATGRTGARASYSNYGSVVDISAPGGEMSTGTANGILSTLNSGAKTPSTESYAYYQGTSMATPHIAGLVALMKSANSSLTPAQIETAIKNNARALPGSCSGGCGAGLADAAKTVQAVSGTGGGTTGTVFSSTTAVSVSDNGAAVESSIAVTGRTGNAPSALQVGVDITHTYRGDLVITLVAPDGTTYPLKASSTSDSADNVNTTYTVDASSETANGTWKLRVQDVAASDTGKINSWKLTF; this is encoded by the coding sequence TTGCGTACTTCACCCACCCGTTCCACGGGGCGGAAGCTGATATCCGTCGCCGCGGTCTCCGCCGCCCTGGTGGCCGCGGCCACCACCTCGGTCGCCGTCGCCCAGGAGCCCGTCGCCCCCGGCGCCACTCTGGACGCAGCCGCGCAGACGGTCGCCGCCCCGGCAGAGCGGCTCATCGTCGGCTACAAGACCGGCGCCGCCGAGGCCACGTCGAACCAGGCCGCCGACGCCGACGCCGCCGCCAAGGGCAAGGAGGCCGGCGAGAGTCTGGACTTCCAGCGCCGCCTGGGTACCGGCGCCGCCCTCGTCGACCTCGGCGAGGAGCTCAGCAAGACGGACGTCGCCGACGTCATCGCCGAGTACAAGGCCGATCCGCAGGTCGCCTACGTCGTGCCGGACCGCCTCAACAAGCCGATGGCGGACCCGAACGACACCGAGTACGCCAAGCAGTGGGACCTCTTCGAGTCCACCGCGGGCATGCGTGTCCCGGGCGCCTGGACCACCGCGACCGGCACCGGTGTGACCGTCGCCGTCATCGACACCGGCTATGTCACGCACTCCGACCTCGCCGCGAACATCGTCGCCGGCTACGACTTCATCGCCGACACCGCGGTCTCCGTCGACGGCGACGGCCGCGACAGCAACCCGGCCGACCCCGGCGACTGGTACGCCGCCGGTGAGTGCGACCAGACCGAGGGCAGCAGCTCCTCCTGGCACGGCACGCACGTCGCGGGCACCATCGCCGCCGTCGCCAACAACAGCAAGGGTGTCGCGGGCATCGCGTACAACGCGAAGATCTCCCCGGTCCGCGCGCTCGGCAAGTGCGGCGGCTACGACTCCGACATCATCGACGCCATCACCTGGGCGTCGGGCGGCACCGTCTCCGGTGTCCCGGCCAACGCCAACGTCGCCAAGGTCATCAACATGAGCCTCGGCGGGGGCGGCGCCTGCTCGGCGGCGACCCAGAGCGCCATCACCGGCGCGGTGAACCGTGGCACCACGGTGGTCGTCGCGGCCGGCAACGAGAACGCGAACGCCTCCACCTCCAACCCGGCGAACTGCAACAACGTCATCACCGTCGCCGCGACCGGACGCACCGGCGCCCGGGCCTCCTACTCCAACTACGGCTCCGTCGTGGACATCTCGGCCCCCGGTGGCGAGATGAGCACCGGCACCGCCAACGGCATCCTCTCCACGCTGAACTCCGGCGCGAAGACCCCGTCCACCGAGTCGTACGCCTACTATCAGGGCACCAGCATGGCCACCCCGCACATCGCGGGCCTGGTCGCGCTGATGAAGTCGGCGAACTCCTCGCTCACCCCGGCCCAGATCGAGACGGCCATCAAGAACAACGCCCGTGCCCTGCCGGGCAGTTGCTCGGGCGGCTGCGGAGCGGGCCTCGCCGACGCGGCCAAGACCGTGCAGGCCGTGAGTGGCACCGGAGGCGGCACGACGGGGACCGTCTTCTCCTCCACCACCGCCGTCTCCGTCTCGGACAACGGCGCTGCCGTCGAGTCCTCGATCGCCGTCACCGGCCGGACCGGCAACGCCCCCTCGGCCCTCCAGGTCGGCGTCGACATCACCCACACCTACCGCGGTGACCTGGTCATCACCCTGGTCGCGCCCGACGGCACGACCTACCCGCTGAAGGCCTCCAGCACCTCGGACTCCGCGGACAACGTGAACACCACGTACACGGTGGACGCCTCCAGCGAGACGGCCAACGGCACCTGGAAGCTGCGCGTCCAGGACGTGGCGGCCTCGGACACGGGCAAGATCAACAGCTGGAAGCTCACGTTCTGA
- a CDS encoding ArsR/SmtB family transcription factor, with amino-acid sequence MVTGTGNAGFDDPSAEVLAEAAGAFGLLASPARLHIVWALAQGESDVTGLAERVGGALPAVSQHLTKLRLAGLVRSRREGRRQVYFVDDPDIVTVVRLLVGRLTDRADSAPVRHLRGV; translated from the coding sequence GTGGTGACAGGTACGGGCAACGCCGGGTTCGACGATCCGTCCGCCGAGGTGCTGGCTGAGGCCGCCGGGGCCTTCGGGCTGCTGGCCTCGCCCGCCCGGCTGCACATCGTGTGGGCGCTGGCGCAGGGCGAGAGCGATGTGACCGGGCTCGCCGAACGGGTCGGCGGCGCGCTGCCCGCCGTGAGCCAGCACCTCACCAAACTGAGACTCGCCGGGCTCGTGCGCTCGCGGCGCGAAGGGCGCCGGCAGGTGTACTTCGTCGACGACCCGGACATCGTCACCGTGGTACGGCTGCTGGTCGGGCGGCTGACCGACCGGGCCGACAGCGCCCCCGTACGGCATCTCCGTGGGGTCTGA
- a CDS encoding HAD-IC family P-type ATPase → MSVGSDLRTPYRLAGLARGLTDSEAEARLAEVGENVVPAARPIGPAARFVRSARDPFTAVLLCLGLVCAAVTAWGTAAVILSLVAVGCVLRASGEHQAERFLNGLGELVAATATVLRRPPGGGPPLTREIPVAELVPGDVIRLGPGDLVPADVRLLRATGLTVHQAPLTGESAPVAKDVRPGTADRGGFERPELCFQGSAVASGSATALVLATGARTRFAGAHEAVAPRGRNAFDRSLHGISWALIRFMLLAPPLVLVVSGALRGRGPETLPFAVAVAVGLTPEMLPVVIAACLARGASGLARAHGVVVRRLPALHDLGAVDVLCLDKTGTLTRDRPVVERSTDADGRDDPEVLTLAAMAAWWTLQLADPPTPDALDEALLTATGPADERYDGVAALPFDPVGRTATAVVRVRGMPGTHLLVVKGAVADVVERCAPDPAARARLLAHADEQAASGLRLLAVATAERERPARARAWTPADVRGLTFRGFVALRDDLAPTAAEALRDLTALGVDVKILTGDRPGTAARACHDLGLDSGEVADGDTVVGLGDAELADLVRRTTVFAGCAPAHKARIVAALRAAGHTVGFLGDGANDVPALLAADVGIAPRAAVGAARGSADVVLGEKDLAAVAHAVTAGRHSSGNIATYLRVTLSSNLGNVAAMLAAGLLLPFLPMLPAQVLAQNLCFDTAQLAYAHDRPGPGALARPTVLRPRDLLRLLGGFGALNAVADLATFAVLALVPRGPGALDDRTVFHSAWFTENLLTQAVAMLLLRGGGGRVTGAVGRAAAGLAAAGLLLPLSPLGPPLGLAGLPGPYYAPVAVVLGLYGGALAVARRWRSSARGAPVSRS, encoded by the coding sequence ATCTCCGTGGGGTCTGACCTCCGGACGCCGTACCGGCTCGCCGGTCTCGCGCGCGGTCTGACCGACAGCGAGGCCGAGGCGCGGCTCGCGGAGGTCGGGGAGAACGTCGTTCCGGCCGCCCGGCCGATCGGCCCGGCAGCCCGGTTCGTACGGAGCGCCCGCGACCCCTTCACCGCCGTACTGCTCTGTCTCGGGCTCGTCTGCGCGGCCGTCACGGCCTGGGGGACGGCCGCGGTGATCCTGTCCCTGGTCGCGGTCGGCTGTGTGCTGCGCGCCTCCGGCGAACATCAGGCGGAACGTTTCCTCAATGGGCTGGGCGAGCTGGTCGCCGCCACCGCTACGGTCCTGCGCCGACCGCCGGGGGGCGGGCCGCCGCTCACCCGGGAGATCCCGGTCGCCGAACTCGTCCCCGGCGATGTGATCCGGCTCGGGCCCGGCGACCTGGTCCCGGCGGACGTACGGCTGCTGCGCGCGACCGGGCTGACCGTGCACCAGGCGCCGCTGACGGGCGAGTCTGCGCCGGTCGCGAAGGACGTACGGCCGGGCACGGCGGACCGGGGCGGGTTCGAGCGGCCCGAGCTGTGCTTCCAGGGCAGTGCCGTCGCCTCCGGGAGCGCCACCGCCCTGGTGCTGGCCACGGGGGCGCGTACGCGCTTCGCGGGCGCGCACGAGGCCGTCGCACCCCGGGGCAGGAACGCCTTCGACCGGTCGCTGCACGGGATCTCCTGGGCGCTGATCCGGTTCATGCTGCTCGCCCCGCCGCTCGTGCTGGTGGTGAGCGGGGCGCTGCGCGGGCGGGGGCCCGAGACGCTCCCGTTCGCCGTCGCGGTGGCCGTCGGGCTGACGCCCGAGATGCTGCCCGTCGTCATCGCCGCATGTCTGGCGCGCGGGGCCTCGGGGCTCGCCCGGGCGCACGGAGTCGTGGTGAGGCGGCTGCCCGCCCTGCACGACCTGGGCGCGGTCGACGTCCTGTGCCTCGACAAGACCGGCACACTCACCCGGGACCGGCCCGTCGTCGAACGGTCCACCGACGCCGACGGCCGGGACGACCCCGAGGTGCTCACCCTGGCCGCCATGGCCGCCTGGTGGACCCTCCAGCTCGCCGACCCGCCCACCCCGGACGCCCTCGACGAGGCGCTGCTGACGGCGACCGGACCGGCCGACGAACGGTACGACGGCGTGGCCGCGCTGCCCTTCGACCCGGTGGGCCGGACGGCCACGGCGGTGGTTCGGGTACGGGGGATGCCGGGGACCCACCTCCTCGTCGTCAAGGGCGCCGTCGCCGACGTCGTCGAGCGGTGCGCACCGGACCCCGCCGCGCGGGCACGCCTTCTCGCGCACGCCGACGAGCAGGCGGCGAGCGGACTGCGGCTGCTCGCCGTCGCCACCGCCGAACGCGAACGGCCCGCGCGCGCCCGCGCGTGGACCCCCGCCGACGTACGCGGCCTGACCTTCCGGGGTTTCGTCGCCCTGCGGGACGACCTCGCGCCCACCGCCGCCGAGGCCCTGCGCGACCTCACCGCGCTCGGCGTGGACGTCAAGATCCTCACCGGCGACCGTCCGGGCACGGCCGCCCGCGCCTGCCACGACCTGGGCCTCGACTCGGGGGAGGTGGCGGACGGGGACACGGTGGTCGGCCTCGGTGACGCCGAACTGGCGGACCTGGTCCGGCGTACGACCGTCTTCGCGGGCTGCGCCCCCGCCCACAAGGCCCGGATCGTCGCCGCGCTGCGGGCCGCCGGACACACCGTCGGCTTCCTCGGGGACGGGGCGAACGACGTGCCCGCGCTGCTCGCCGCCGACGTCGGGATCGCGCCGCGCGCCGCCGTCGGCGCGGCCCGCGGGAGCGCGGACGTCGTCCTCGGGGAGAAGGACCTCGCCGCCGTCGCCCACGCCGTCACGGCCGGCCGGCACAGCAGCGGCAACATCGCCACGTATCTGCGCGTCACGCTCTCCTCGAACCTCGGCAACGTCGCCGCGATGCTCGCCGCCGGGCTCCTGCTGCCCTTCCTGCCGATGCTCCCGGCCCAGGTCCTCGCGCAGAACCTGTGCTTCGACACGGCCCAACTGGCGTACGCCCACGACCGTCCCGGGCCCGGCGCCCTGGCCCGGCCGACCGTTCTGCGCCCCCGGGACCTCCTGCGCCTCCTCGGCGGCTTCGGCGCGCTCAACGCCGTCGCCGACCTCGCGACCTTCGCCGTGCTCGCCCTCGTGCCGCGCGGGCCCGGCGCCCTGGACGACCGGACTGTCTTCCACTCGGCCTGGTTCACCGAGAACCTCCTCACCCAGGCCGTGGCGATGCTGCTGCTCCGCGGCGGCGGGGGCCGGGTCACGGGAGCCGTCGGGCGGGCGGCGGCCGGGCTCGCCGCCGCGGGGCTCCTGCTGCCCCTCTCCCCGCTCGGCCCGCCGCTGGGGCTGGCGGGGCTGCCGGGGCCGTACTACGCGCCTGTGGCGGTCGTGCTGGGCCTGTACGGGGGTGCCCTCGCCGTCGCCCGGCGGTGGCGGTCCTCGGCGCGGGGCGCCCCGGTCAGCCGTAGCTGA
- a CDS encoding Tat pathway signal sequence domain protein: MRTRTRSALALAAAVAGLSVAAVTPASAADTVLTINSAAGDAVAVGDVLSASLATGTAATLYSSATGTSGVSCAASTFTAEVTDNPAAPGTATESVTAHTFGTCTSNVLGVLGVTSVTVNNLPYTTVVGSDGTVTVTPAAGSVIQTTVVLRTLLGSINCVYQAPSLTGTTGTADNSINFTAQAFTKSSGSSLCFSSGYFTAKYAPVTDVTQGNATVFVN, from the coding sequence ATGCGTACTCGTACCCGCTCCGCCCTCGCCCTCGCCGCCGCCGTCGCCGGACTCTCGGTCGCCGCGGTCACCCCCGCGTCCGCCGCCGACACCGTGCTCACCATCAACAGCGCGGCCGGCGACGCCGTCGCCGTCGGCGATGTCCTCAGCGCCTCCCTCGCCACCGGCACCGCCGCCACGCTCTACTCCAGCGCGACCGGCACCAGTGGTGTCTCGTGTGCGGCGTCGACCTTCACGGCCGAGGTCACCGACAACCCCGCGGCGCCGGGCACCGCCACCGAGTCGGTCACCGCGCACACCTTCGGCACTTGCACCAGCAATGTCCTCGGTGTCCTGGGCGTGACCAGCGTGACCGTCAACAACCTGCCCTACACCACCGTGGTGGGCTCCGACGGCACCGTCACCGTCACTCCGGCCGCCGGCTCCGTCATCCAGACGACCGTCGTGCTGCGCACCCTGCTGGGCAGCATCAACTGTGTCTACCAGGCGCCCAGCCTGACGGGTACGACCGGTACCGCCGACAACAGCATCAACTTCACCGCCCAGGCGTTCACCAAGTCGTCGGGTTCGTCGCTGTGCTTCAGCAGTGGCTACTTCACCGCCAAGTACGCTCCGGTGACGGACGTGACGCAGGGCAACGCCACGGTCTTCGTCAACTGA
- a CDS encoding peptidase E, which yields MAASEPTILATSGGHRSGGRTMVEFDALVHHAVDLSGAHGRRPRVLYVGTAIGDAEHFTARMGEAARVAGFDLTPLHLFPMPNLDDVEGTVLEQDVVWVMGGSVANLLAVWRVHGLDRIMRRAWEAGVVLSGVSAGSLCWFRGGTTDSFGPGLRPLTDALGFLPYGNGVHYDSDAGRRPLVHRLVADGTLPTTHCTDDGVGLVYRGTELVEAVAELPGRGAYVVRCEGDVAVEERIEPRRLPSPSS from the coding sequence ATGGCCGCTTCCGAACCGACCATCCTCGCGACCTCCGGCGGACACCGCAGCGGCGGCCGGACCATGGTGGAGTTCGACGCCCTGGTGCACCACGCCGTCGACCTCTCCGGCGCCCACGGCCGCAGGCCGCGCGTCCTGTACGTCGGTACGGCCATCGGGGACGCCGAACACTTCACCGCCCGCATGGGCGAGGCCGCCCGGGTCGCGGGCTTCGACCTCACGCCCCTGCATCTCTTCCCCATGCCCAACCTGGACGACGTCGAGGGAACGGTGCTCGAACAGGACGTCGTCTGGGTCATGGGCGGCTCGGTGGCGAATCTGCTCGCGGTGTGGCGGGTGCACGGCCTCGACCGGATCATGCGGCGCGCCTGGGAGGCCGGCGTGGTGCTCAGCGGAGTCAGCGCGGGCTCCCTCTGCTGGTTCAGGGGCGGTACCACGGACTCCTTCGGCCCCGGACTCAGGCCGCTCACCGATGCGTTGGGCTTCCTCCCGTACGGCAACGGCGTGCACTACGACAGCGACGCGGGCCGCCGCCCGCTGGTCCACAGACTCGTCGCCGACGGCACCCTGCCCACCACGCACTGCACCGACGACGGGGTCGGTCTCGTCTACCGAGGAACCGAACTCGTCGAGGCAGTCGCGGAGTTGCCGGGCAGGGGTGCCTATGTCGTCAGATGCGAGGGTGATGTGGCGGTGGAGGAGCGGATCGAGCCGCGCAGGCTGCCGTCACCGTCTTCCTGA
- a CDS encoding lytic polysaccharide monooxygenase, whose amino-acid sequence MTTHRRTLPAAALAGTAALAAPLLLMLSAAGPAQAHGAPTQPVSRAYACSPDGGSLAGTAACRAAVTANGGAPFTFWDNLRVANVNGRDRAVIPDGRLCSGGLRDYRGLDLARSDWPSTTLTPGARLTMTYRSTIPHTGTFKMFLTKPGYDPTGPLNWSDLPDRPFAEVKDPAMTGDAYRIGMTLPSDRTGRHVLYTIWQNSSTPDTYYSCSDVVFPEEKGSKGGTGGSGSSGSATPTAGALPAARSGAAEPTASADPSDPAEQPEQAAGTGRAAESADSAAPQAGSTVAGAPVASATDGTGSRHLVAAGAAAVLLAVVAALALRLRRR is encoded by the coding sequence ATGACCACCCACCGCCGTACGCTCCCGGCCGCCGCGCTCGCCGGCACCGCCGCCCTCGCGGCGCCGCTGCTGCTCATGCTGTCGGCGGCGGGTCCCGCCCAGGCGCACGGCGCCCCGACCCAGCCCGTCAGCCGCGCCTACGCCTGCTCCCCCGACGGCGGCAGCCTGGCCGGTACGGCGGCCTGCCGGGCCGCGGTCACCGCGAACGGCGGGGCACCCTTCACCTTCTGGGACAACCTCCGGGTCGCGAACGTGAACGGCCGGGACCGAGCGGTGATCCCCGACGGCCGACTGTGCAGCGGCGGACTGCGCGACTACCGGGGACTCGACCTCGCGCGCTCCGACTGGCCGTCGACCACACTGACGCCGGGCGCGCGGCTGACGATGACGTACCGCTCGACGATCCCGCACACCGGCACGTTCAAGATGTTCCTGACGAAGCCCGGGTACGACCCGACCGGCCCGCTGAACTGGTCCGACCTGCCGGACCGGCCGTTCGCCGAGGTCAAGGACCCCGCGATGACGGGCGACGCGTACCGCATCGGGATGACGCTGCCGTCCGACCGGACCGGGCGGCATGTGCTGTACACGATCTGGCAGAACTCCAGCACGCCGGACACCTACTACTCGTGCTCGGACGTGGTGTTCCCGGAAGAGAAGGGCAGCAAGGGCGGTACGGGCGGCTCCGGCAGCTCCGGCTCCGCCACGCCGACCGCCGGCGCCCTGCCTGCCGCCCGGTCCGGGGCCGCCGAGCCCACCGCTTCGGCCGACCCGTCCGATCCGGCCGAGCAGCCGGAGCAGGCCGCGGGAACGGGACGGGCGGCGGAGTCCGCCGACTCCGCCGCCCCACAGGCCGGGAGCACCGTGGCCGGCGCACCGGTGGCATCGGCCACCGACGGAACCGGGTCACGGCACCTGGTCGCGGCCGGCGCCGCGGCGGTACTGCTCGCCGTGGTCGCCGCCCTCGCCCTGCGTCTGCGCCGCCGGTGA